One Lacticaseibacillus rhamnosus genomic window carries:
- a CDS encoding PTS sugar transporter subunit IIB produces the protein MSKKLTIYFICGAGLGSSLACQMTAEDVLNRLGLEENLEHEAISSTPGLRADIIVSAENFAPQFKQYDLDPAIKFVFLHNIVDPAEIEAKLVPVIKSLSEQSV, from the coding sequence GTGAGTAAGAAGCTCACGATTTATTTTATCTGTGGCGCTGGGCTGGGTTCATCGCTGGCTTGCCAAATGACGGCGGAGGATGTTTTAAACCGCCTGGGATTAGAGGAGAACCTTGAACACGAGGCGATTTCTTCCACACCGGGTTTGCGTGCCGACATCATTGTTTCCGCTGAAAATTTTGCCCCACAGTTTAAGCAATACGACCTTGATCCGGCCATTAAGTTTGTATTCTTGCATAACATTGTCGATCCCGCTGAAATTGAAGCCAAACTTGTGCCCGTCATCAAATCATTGTCAGAACAGTCGGTGTGA
- a CDS encoding PTS sugar transporter subunit IIC, translated as MVVVNFIIQNILTQAAITIALIAMLGLLLQRKSFGAVLTGTFKTLLGFQVLSAGSAIIVTALTYFGKIFQHGFHLKGVVPSIEAINGQAMNTLGLGNEIALTFLGIFIVNIIIARVSPWKYIFLTGQALLWMSTMTVVGGKMAGLNAVMTIIVGSVIGGIFAVAMPAIAQPFVRKITKGDAIALGHFCTVGYMVEAGAAWLFGERGEKKHSIEDIKLPKYMEFLQDTYLSVAVVMVPLFMITAAFAGPKYAGNGTSLNYIMNAFMMGIQFVVGVYVLLAGVRLLLGEIVPAFRGIAMKLVPNAKPALDCPVLFPFSPNAVILGFITTTIGTVIGMFLMPVFGLAVILPGMLTNFFAGGTAGIFGNVVGGRRGAIIGGVIHGLFITLLPALLVTALTAFGFVNASATDSDTIVAMLMYAWILTPILKAV; from the coding sequence ATGGTTGTGGTTAACTTTATTATCCAAAATATCCTGACGCAGGCCGCCATCACCATTGCGCTCATTGCGATGTTGGGGTTGCTGCTACAACGTAAATCGTTTGGGGCGGTATTAACCGGAACATTTAAGACGCTGTTGGGATTCCAGGTGCTATCAGCAGGATCTGCCATTATTGTCACCGCACTCACGTATTTTGGAAAAATTTTTCAGCATGGCTTTCATTTAAAAGGTGTCGTTCCAAGCATTGAGGCAATTAACGGCCAAGCGATGAACACGCTGGGACTGGGAAATGAAATTGCGCTGACGTTTTTAGGAATCTTCATCGTCAACATTATCATTGCCCGCGTGTCGCCATGGAAGTACATCTTCTTAACGGGTCAGGCACTTTTATGGATGTCGACAATGACAGTAGTCGGTGGGAAGATGGCCGGATTGAATGCCGTGATGACCATTATTGTCGGCAGTGTTATCGGCGGGATCTTTGCAGTTGCGATGCCCGCGATCGCCCAACCGTTCGTTCGCAAGATTACCAAAGGCGATGCGATTGCGCTTGGGCACTTCTGTACGGTCGGTTACATGGTAGAAGCCGGAGCAGCATGGCTTTTCGGTGAACGCGGCGAAAAGAAGCACTCAATTGAAGACATCAAACTACCGAAGTACATGGAGTTCTTGCAAGACACTTATCTCTCGGTTGCGGTGGTAATGGTTCCGCTATTCATGATTACAGCGGCGTTTGCAGGACCTAAGTATGCCGGTAACGGAACAAGCCTGAACTATATCATGAATGCATTTATGATGGGTATCCAATTTGTTGTCGGAGTTTACGTTTTACTAGCCGGCGTGCGGTTGTTATTGGGTGAGATTGTGCCAGCCTTCCGCGGAATTGCGATGAAGTTGGTGCCAAATGCCAAGCCAGCGCTGGATTGCCCGGTACTATTCCCGTTTTCACCTAATGCTGTGATTCTAGGCTTCATCACCACCACAATTGGAACGGTTATTGGGATGTTCCTGATGCCAGTGTTTGGTCTCGCCGTTATCTTGCCAGGGATGTTAACCAATTTCTTTGCTGGTGGCACGGCCGGAATTTTCGGCAATGTGGTTGGCGGTCGTCGCGGGGCTATCATCGGCGGCGTCATTCATGGACTTTTCATCACCTTGCTGCCAGCCTTGCTAGTCACTGCACTCACCGCATTCGGTTTTGTCAATGCGTCAGCGACTGACTCTGATACCATCGTTGCGATGTTGATGTATGCATGGATTCTAACGCCAATTCTCAAGGCAGTCTGA